One segment of Argiope bruennichi chromosome 11, qqArgBrue1.1, whole genome shotgun sequence DNA contains the following:
- the LOC129957074 gene encoding uncharacterized protein LOC129957074 produces MTMEKRPNFVLKLSLEEMALRRVVANVCNETDVFASNDIFQIESINTREFDVICEPAVDQIKDKVSRLVLPELLKKRMAHLVKPLLIEIFEWKIFHGKFFFNSDEHFDASILKLMCWTSVGSVDYQKTAEKLARAETLHVVKRYELACLHCLVDHIPILWEELPDEVKRAELARYPTLGRDTYLEYYWAQCLKGKDSDINSTYLKDISFTKDAFEFAARTGNESATKFFFQKLSNGKQDSFVFRTIHFIIAERCRNLTRQSSVFSKRKLSKVLCYLLSTMSSEHQVQALKACRCEVLCCFLDWPLQDLFLDIAAIIWTFLPESKYDYLLGHITSVVKESGYYFPNLIQEFFVRSPVDFRKHFLRKLHCFVSEFSYVEDTETLQIIFRNVDLGNRTRLVSGLWFPRLLKDLMRRDKGHLVKLCIRETSLSEEEKKILKENVARFSSRTCSELENFFDILDKTGATELRISFDGRN; encoded by the coding sequence ATGACCATGGAGAAGCGACCGAACTTTGTTCTGAAGCTGTCACTCGAAGAAATGGCACTCAGAAGGGTGGTTGCTAATGTGTGCAATGAAACTGATGTTTTTGCTTCGAATGATATCTTCCAAATCGAATCTATTAATACTCGGGAATTTGACGTAATATGCGAACCGGCTGTTGACCAGATTAAAGATAAAGTGTCGCGACTTGTTTTACCTGAATTGCTAAAGAAGAGAATGGCACACTTAGTTAAACCTCttcttatagaaatatttgaatggaaaatattccacggaaaatttttcttcaattcagaTGAACATTTCGATGCgagtattttaaaactaatgtGTTGGACATCTGTAGGATCGGTTGATTATCAAAAAACGGCGGAAAAGCTTGCACGTGCTGAAACGTTACACGTTGTGAAACGATATGAATTGGCATGTTTGCATTGTTTAGTGGACCACATTCCAATTCTCTGGGAAGAACTCCCTGACGAGGTTAAGAGAGCGGAGCTTGCAAGATATCCTACTCTAGGCAGAGATACGTATTTGGAGTATTACTGGGCTCAGTGTCTGAAGGGTAAAGACTCTGATATCAATTCTACATATTTAAAGGATATCTCCTTTACGAAGGACGCCTTTGAATTTGCAGCGCGCACGGGGAATGAATCagcaactaaatttttttttcaaaaactaagcAATGGAAAGCAAGACTCATTTGTATTTAGAACAATCCACTTTATCATTGCTGAACGCTGTCGAAATCTAACAAGACAATCTTCCGTCTTTTCGAAGAGAAAGCTTTCAAAAGTGTTATGCTATTTGCTATCCACGATGAGCTCCGAACATCAGGTGCAAGCTTTAAAGGCGTGTCGTTGCGAAGTTTTGTGTTGCTTTCTGGACTGGCCACTGCAGGACCTTTTCTTGGACATTGCAGCAATCATCTGGACTTTCCTTCCTGAAAGCAAGTATGATTATTTACTAGGACATATTACTTCGGTTGTTAAAGAGTCCGGTTACTATTTTCCGAATTTGATTCAGGAATTTTTTGTCCGCAGTCCTGTAGATTTTAGAAAACACTTTCTCCGTAAGCTACATTGTTTCGTTTCTGAATTTTCCTATGTTGAAGACACAGAAACTctccaaataatttttagaaacgtAGACCTTGGAAACAGAACGAGACTTGTCTCCGGTCTCTGGTTTCCGAGACTTTTGAAAGATCTTATGAGAAGAGACAAAGGACATTTAGTTAAACTGTGCATTCGCGAAACTTCGCTGTCTGAAGAAGAGAAGAAGATCCTGAAGGAGAATGTTGCGAGATTCTCCTCGAGGACTTGCAGTGAATTGGAAAATTTCTTTGATATCCTTGACAAAACCGGAGCAACTGAGCTTCGAATATCATTCGATGGCCGAAATTAA
- the LOC129956759 gene encoding uncharacterized protein LOC129956759, with protein sequence MSSLTKCSRTIDNYKNPKWLSEQAILAAKNKDVDDLNFVIQNQIVGTLHSYKSINCVTNKNEFTNYPSEFLNSLDMPGSPPHNLQLKVGSVLMMLRNLSKPKLCNVTRLVIHATILKGKFKDEEVLIPRILMIPSDMPLEFKRIQFPIRVAFAMTINKSQSKSSSYCLNLENSCFSDGQLHVASSRVGKLSALIVLAPDNKTKKCCISEGA encoded by the coding sequence ATGAGCTCATTAACAAAGTGTTCCCGAACAATTGATAACTACAAAAATCCTAAATGGTTGAGTGAGCAAGCTATTTTGGCGGCTAAGAACAAAGACGTGGATGATTTAAACTTCGTAATTCAGAATCAAATCGTTGGTACTCTGCATTCGTACAAATCTATTAACTGTGTAACAAACAAAAACGAATTCACCAACTATccatctgaatttttaaactccTTGGATATGCCTGGCTCACCACCGCACAATTTACAGCTGAAGGTTGGCTCGGTGCTCATGATGCTTCGAAACCTAAGCAAACCAAAACTATGCAATGTAACGCGTTTGGTAATTCACGCGACCATACTCAAAGGAAAATTCAAAGATGAGGAAGTTCTCATTCCGAGGATTCTCATGATCCCAAGCGATATGCCCTTAGAGTTTAAACGAATTCAATTTCCAATTCGAGTTGCATTCGCAATGACGATTAACAAATCACAAAGCAAATCGTCGAGTTATTGTCTGAATCTAGAAAACTCATGTTTTTCTGATGGTCAATTACATGTGGCATCTTCACGTGTTGGTAAACTATCCGCTTTAATTGTTCTTGCGCCtgacaacaaaacaaaaaaatgttgtatatcaGAAGGTGCTTGA